The genomic DNA NNNNNNNNNNNNNNNNNNNNNNNNNNNNNNNNNNNNNNNNNNNNNNNNNNNNNNNNNNNNNNNNNNNNNNNNNNNNNNNNNNNNNNNNNNNNNNNNNNNNNNNNNNNNNNNNNNNNNNNNNNNNNNNNNNNNNNNNNNNNNNNNNNNNNCAGATATGGGCTTCTTACGATTCTCTTGAAGGGATGCCTCGATCATATGTCATGATACATAAGGTTATCTCCGTAGATCCATTCAAGGTCCGTGTGAGTTGGCTTACTTCAGTAACAAATGGTGAGCTTAGCTCAACGAATTGGCTTGGTTTTGGTATACCAAAAAGTTGTGGAGAGTTTAGAGTTGGGAAAACCCAAATCTGCAGGTCACCTTACATTTTCTCACACAAAGTAAACCTGGTCAAAGGGAAAAATGGAGAATTCCTTATATATCCTCGAAAAGGCGAAGTATGGGCTCTGTATCGGGAATGGTCCCCTGACTGGAACTATCTTACAGGATTTGAAACAGTTGAGTACGATATAGTTGAAGTAGTTGAAGGATATACAGAGGGATACGGTGTGTCAGTGGTTCCTCTGGTTAAAGTTGCTGGTTTCAAAGCCGTGTTTCACCACCATGTGGATCCCAAAGATACCAGAAGGATCAGTAGGGATGAAATTTCAAGATTCTCTCACAAGATACCTTCGTATTTGCTCACAAGTCAAGAAGCACCCGGTGCTCTCAGAGGTTGCAGACAGCTTGACCCGGCAGCAACACCGTCACAGCATCTTCAAGTTATCGATGATCATCCGTAAGGTgtaaaagattcaaacttttttgtATCTTGGTAATGTAATTTGCCTAAACTTGAACTGAAATGTTTTGTTCCAATTATGGTAACATAATCTAGAAGAGCCTACGATGAAGTTTTCGTTGCTAAAAAGAGGAGTTTTaacaaatctaaatattttcataaaattcgcggcaaaaaaaaaaaaaaaaacagttttaataCATAGGCATAGACTACTCAGACGGCAGTGTGCAAGAATTTTGATGTCTTAACCACTCGACTAGACATCTTTGATGAAATTGATGCATAcaatcaaaacaagaaaaaattatataatgagTTTTTTCATTGTACTTTTactaagaagtaagaactaAAGCTTTTATTGTTGTATTGATTCAGCAAAAACAGTTTCAATTGCAATACATAACAAAGCATAGATTAGAGCCATAGACTAATAATAATAGTAGATAACTATTGACTCTCCTGAAGCACAATTTTACGGCAGAGAGGGCAAGATTTACACCTAATTAACCACTCGCTGATACATTCTTCATGAAATCGATGCAAACAAAGTGGCAATGTTCTAACNCTAGTTGTCTTCCTCCCAAGTCACCtgctgtaaaaaaaatatcagaggATGAGCTGAagaattttttgaaaaagaaagcaaagtcAGTAATCAGCACAAACGTGCAAGAATTATGCACCACTGTTGTTGACACTGATACTGAAACTGATGCAAAGGAAAGGGGAGAAACTGAGGATCTCAATGGTTTTAAAGTAGGTTCTTCAGTAAACAAAAATGCCATTGAATCATGCTGCATGGACTATACTTCTGCTACCGAGAAGGATTTGAAATCCCTGAGAGCCTTGACAGTTGATGTCCCTGATCCAGATTTCTGTAACTTTGAGAAGGATCGAACTGAAAAGTCATTTAGGGATGATCAGATATGGGCTTCTTACGATTCTCTTGAAGGGATGCCTCGATCATATGTCATGATACATAAGGTTATCTCCGTAGATCCATTCAAGGTCCGTGTGAGTTGGCTTACTTCAGTAACAAATGGTGAGCTTAGCTCAACGAATTGGCTTGGTTTTGGTATACCAAAAAGTTGTGGAGAGTTTAGAGTTGGGAAAACCCAAATCTGCAGGTCACCTTACATTTTCTCACACAAAGTAAACCTGGTCAAAGGGAAAAATGGAGAATTCCTTATATATCCTCGAAAAGGCGAAGTATGGGCTCTGTATCGGGAATGGTCCCCTGACTGGAACTATCTTACAGGATTTGAAACAGTTGAGTACGATATAGTTGAAGTAGTTGAAGGATATACAGAGGGATACGGTGTGTCAGTGGTTCCTCTGGTTAAAGTTGCTGGTTTCAAAGCCGTGTTTCACCACCATGTGGATCCCAAAGATACCAGAAGGATCAGTAGGGATGAAATTTCAAGATTCTCTCACAAGATACCTTCGTATTTGCTCACAAGTCAAGAAGCACCCGGTGCTCTCAGAGGTTGCAGACAGCTTGACCCGGCAGCAACACCGTCACAGCATCTTCAAGTTATCGATGATCATCCGTAAGGTgtaaaagattcaaacttttttgtATCTTGGTAATGTAATTTGCCTAAACTTGAACTGAAATGTTTTGTTCCAATTATGGTAACATAATCTAGAAGAGCCTACGATGAAGTTTTCGTTGCTAAAAAGAGGAGTTTTaacaaatctaaatattttcataaaattcgcggcaaaaaaaaaaaaaaaaaaagttttaatacaTAGGCATAGACTACTCAGACGGCAGTGTGCAAGAATTTTGATGTCTTAACCACTCGACTAGACATCTTTGATGAAATTGATGCATAcaatcaaaacaagaaaaaattatataatgagTTTTTTCATTGTACTTTTactaagaagtaagaactaAAGCTTTTATTGTTGTATTGATTCAGCAAAAACAGTTTCAATTGCAATACATAACAAAGCATAGATTAGAGCCATAGACTAATAATAATAGTAGATAACTATTGACTCTCCTGAAGCACAATTTTACGGCAGAGAGGGCAAGATTTACACCTAATTAACCACTCGCTGATACATTCTTCATGAAATCGATGCAAACAAAGTGGCAATGTTCTAACTTTGTCATCAATGTTGTCGTCATCGTTTAACAAATTCTCCAAACAGATGGGACATGTcgtcttgttctcttcttctcggGTTTCTTGTTCCGCAAGACAAGAGACGGGAGTCACTGAAAACAGCTTTTGGGTAATAACAACTTCAACGGACATGAGCATCGAGTGTAGAAGCCCAAGGCTTAGATAGGCTCGAGCAGCGATTGCCTCAGCGATATATTTGGACAAGGGACGGTTATGGAGAGGAGAATTGATGAGCGGAAAGAGATGAATCGGAGTAAACTCGTTGTAAGAGAGTTTCAAACAGATTTGTGAGACGGGGAGAGGAGACGCTGGATCAAATCCAGTCCAAGGGACGACGCTTCTATCGGATTTGCCAATAGGAGACTTCTTGAATCGCTTAGAGAAGTTGATGCAAAGATTGTTGAGGTTCAAGGGTGAAGATGAGGTTACAGTACTGAACGTCTTCGTAATGAAATTGATTTTCACATCTCCTGACTCCATAGTATCCATTGTCAACAAACTTATTAAGCAGATACAATAAGAGATGAAATCGTTAGAAGATGTTGAGAGGAGAACAGAGAAGTGGTTGCTGATGTtgtttatataagttttatgaGAGAGGAGAGATTCGTGCGCTCAAAGGTAAATTTCCTTTCTTGTCATGCTTACTTATTTCCCTTTTCCTAACTTATATCAACGTTTTACAgtgttatttactttttgcttattattatttcctttttcttacgggaactctgtttttgactttttgttattgtttattactttatttccttttcctattaGAACCTGTAGATTTGGATGATTTTATGGAATGAATTAGTAAGTTAACAGTGATTGGTAGTTGTTAGAGAGATAGATGTGAATCTCGTAAGGTAAGGTTAAGAGataaaaaattgttaactcCTTTTAAAAATTACGAAATTGCTGCTATGCTggatcaaattcaaatttgaaaatttatacgAAATCGCTTGATAACTCCTTTCAAAACCATTAAATTTTAGGTTTTGAAAgctgaaaaaggaaaaagaaaatgctctctttattttcttcttctatagaCAGATCTTTTAAGCGGGTACAACAAAATTTGCACCACAATACACTGCTTGATGATTCGCACCACGGGACTGTAGTATTACATGTGCAAATGCATCATACATAGGCACATTCGTTATCTTGTTCGCTCGTAAGAAGTTTCTCTTCCTGCTCCACCCTTTCCAGCCATTTCAGCCCCAGGTCGCATCCTGCTCTTGCAGCGATTTGGAACTGCTCTTTTGCCATCTCTAATGGATTTATCTCAGGATGTTCTGAGTTCTTTCTTGATCTCTTGGGCGGTGAAACTCCCACAGCATTCACTTTGGTTAGAGATTCTGGTACTTGCACACCTGTCCAGTTGATATTTTTAAGCAAGTTAACCCACAAAAGCAATAAACGAAACGATATTGGTGCGTTCCTATGATCTAAAGAGCAAGGAGTGACCAAAACAAATGAACTTTGTGTAATTGTTGAAGATC from Camelina sativa cultivar DH55 chromosome 7, Cs, whole genome shotgun sequence includes the following:
- the LOC104703082 gene encoding uncharacterized protein LOC104703082; this encodes MQTKWQCSNXSCLPPKSPAVKKISEDELKNFLKKKAKSVISTNVQELCTTVVDTDTETDAKERGETEDLNGFKVGSSVNKNAIESCCMDYTSATEKDLKSLRALTVDVPDPDFCNFEKDRTEKSFRDDQIWASYDSLEGMPRSYVMIHKVISVDPFKVRVSWLTSVTNGELSSTNWLGFGIPKSCGEFRVGKTQICRSPYIFSHKVNLVKGKNGEFLIYPRKGEVWALYREWSPDWNYLTGFETVEYDIVEVVEGYTEGYGVSVVPLVKVAGFKAVFHHHVDPKDTRRISRDEISRFSHKIPSYLLTSQEAPGALRGCRQLDPAATPSQHLQVIDDHP